A genome region from Pangasianodon hypophthalmus isolate fPanHyp1 chromosome 11, fPanHyp1.pri, whole genome shotgun sequence includes the following:
- the LOC113536408 gene encoding dynein light chain Tctex-type 5 isoform X1, translated as MMQETFKPAATTKKRISNRAVKKETSSLSTRPQQAEDLVKERLMLHQSVPDQRFPSGLVLSLMKRLVDERLGAMEYSPACSAVATELSESIKEAAKSLSNGRYKLICCVAIGQLRNSAVSCSSRGIWSPDTDTFTEYLFKNQHLFALCVLFAVYQE; from the exons ATGATG CAAGAGACTTTTAAGCCTGCTGCAACTACAAAAAAGCGAATCTCCAACCGAGCAGTGAAGAAAGAGACGTCATCACTCAGTACAAGACCTCAACAGGCAGAG gaCCTTGTGAAAGAACGCCTTATGCTCCACCAGTCTGTGCCAGATCAGCGCTTCCCCAGCGGTCTGGTGCTCTCCCTGATGAAGCGCCTGGTGGATGAGAGACTCGGTGCCATGGAGTACAGCCCGGCATGTTCGGCCGTGGCCACCGAGCTGTCCGAATCCATTAAAGAGGCAGCGAAAAGCCTCTCCAATGGACGCTATAAACTCATCTGCTGTGTTGCCATCGGGCAGCTCCGCAATTCTGCTGTTTCCTGCTCGAGCCGAGGCATCTGGAGTCCAGACACAGACACCTTCACAGAGTACCTGTTCAAAAACCAGCATCTGTTTGCGCTGTGTGTTCTCTTCGCTGTGTACCAAGAGTAG
- the LOC113536408 gene encoding dynein light chain Tctex-type 5 isoform X2 — protein MMQETFKPAATTKKRISNRAVKKETSSLSTRPQQAESVPDQRFPSGLVLSLMKRLVDERLGAMEYSPACSAVATELSESIKEAAKSLSNGRYKLICCVAIGQLRNSAVSCSSRGIWSPDTDTFTEYLFKNQHLFALCVLFAVYQE, from the exons ATGATG CAAGAGACTTTTAAGCCTGCTGCAACTACAAAAAAGCGAATCTCCAACCGAGCAGTGAAGAAAGAGACGTCATCACTCAGTACAAGACCTCAACAGGCAGAG TCTGTGCCAGATCAGCGCTTCCCCAGCGGTCTGGTGCTCTCCCTGATGAAGCGCCTGGTGGATGAGAGACTCGGTGCCATGGAGTACAGCCCGGCATGTTCGGCCGTGGCCACCGAGCTGTCCGAATCCATTAAAGAGGCAGCGAAAAGCCTCTCCAATGGACGCTATAAACTCATCTGCTGTGTTGCCATCGGGCAGCTCCGCAATTCTGCTGTTTCCTGCTCGAGCCGAGGCATCTGGAGTCCAGACACAGACACCTTCACAGAGTACCTGTTCAAAAACCAGCATCTGTTTGCGCTGTGTGTTCTCTTCGCTGTGTACCAAGAGTAG
- the lrrc39 gene encoding leucine-rich repeat-containing protein 39 isoform X2 → MDESGTVNSIKALWETRIKKNKEELNREKEQRGRAAVGRLTGAWEDRITLAKLKEKIVTEDGRVILRIENEEWKTLPAALVQLSQIQEWQLHRTGLQKIPRFISSFQSLIVLDLSRNAITEIPKEIGKLTRLRELLVSYNRLNCVPEELCSCECLERLELAMNRDLDELPQKLSNLKKLHHLDLSMNQFSTIPECVVNLPALEWLDMGGNRLESLPNDIHRMENLHTLWLQRNELEYLPDNISRMHNLDTLVLSKNKLRDIPPLMEGMNNLRFVNFRDNPLTYDVTLPDLKEDVAEEENDREMFGREFMHHYIHEARKRGSQTYTSMLNVTLEGTIEEVA, encoded by the exons ATGGATGAGAGTG GGACGGTGAACTCCATCAAGGCTTTATGGGAAACCAGGATAAAGAAGAACAAGGAGGAgctgaacagagagaaagagcagagaGGGAGAGCGGCTGTGGGAAG ATTGACGGGGGCATGGGAGGATCGGATCACCTTGGCcaagttaaaggaaaaaattgTGACTGAGGATGGGAGGGTCATCCTTCGCATTGAAAACGAAGAGTGGAAG ACTCTTCCTGCAGCTCTGGTCCAGCTCTCTCAGATTCAGGAATGGCAGCTTCACCGGACAGGGCTTCAGAAGATCCCACGCTTCATCTCTAGCTTTCAGAGCCTTATCGTTCTCGACCTGTCCCGCAACGCAATCACGGAAATTCCTAAAGAAATCG GTAAGCTAACCCGGTTACGAGAGCTACTTGTGAGTTACAACAGACTGAACTGTGTACCTGAGGAACTGTGCAGCTGTGAGTGTTTGGAGCGACTGGAACTGGCAATGAACCGGGATCTGGATGAGCTTCCACAAAAG CTCAGTAATCTGAAGAAACTACACCACTTGGACCTCTCAATGAATCAATTCAGCACAATTCCTGAGTGTGTAGTCAATCTTCCTGCTCTTGAGTGGTTGGACATGGGTGGGAACAGACTGGAGAGCCTACCAAACGACATCCACAG GATGGAGAATTTGCACACACTGTGGCTCCAGAGAAATGAGCTGGAGTATCTGCCAGATAACATCAGCCGCATGCACAACCTGGACACGCTGGTGCTCAGCAAGAACAAGCTGAGAGACATTCCTCCACTGATGGAGGGCATGAACAACCTCAG GTTTGTAAATTTCAGAGACAACCCTCTGACATACGACGTGACTCTTCCCGACCTAAAAGAGGACgtggcagaggaggagaatgaTAGAGAGATGTTCGGCCGAGAATTTATGCACCATTACATCCATGAAGCCCGCAAAAGAG GATCCCAGACTTATACATCAATGCTAAATGTGACGCTGGAGGGTACGATAGAGGAAGTGGCGTGA
- the lrrc39 gene encoding leucine-rich repeat-containing protein 39 isoform X1 — protein MTGVTVCLGTVNSIKALWETRIKKNKEELNREKEQRGRAAVGRLTGAWEDRITLAKLKEKIVTEDGRVILRIENEEWKTLPAALVQLSQIQEWQLHRTGLQKIPRFISSFQSLIVLDLSRNAITEIPKEIGKLTRLRELLVSYNRLNCVPEELCSCECLERLELAMNRDLDELPQKLSNLKKLHHLDLSMNQFSTIPECVVNLPALEWLDMGGNRLESLPNDIHRMENLHTLWLQRNELEYLPDNISRMHNLDTLVLSKNKLRDIPPLMEGMNNLRFVNFRDNPLTYDVTLPDLKEDVAEEENDREMFGREFMHHYIHEARKRGSQTYTSMLNVTLEGTIEEVA, from the exons ATGACCGGCGTGACTGTGTGTTTAGGGACGGTGAACTCCATCAAGGCTTTATGGGAAACCAGGATAAAGAAGAACAAGGAGGAgctgaacagagagaaagagcagagaGGGAGAGCGGCTGTGGGAAG ATTGACGGGGGCATGGGAGGATCGGATCACCTTGGCcaagttaaaggaaaaaattgTGACTGAGGATGGGAGGGTCATCCTTCGCATTGAAAACGAAGAGTGGAAG ACTCTTCCTGCAGCTCTGGTCCAGCTCTCTCAGATTCAGGAATGGCAGCTTCACCGGACAGGGCTTCAGAAGATCCCACGCTTCATCTCTAGCTTTCAGAGCCTTATCGTTCTCGACCTGTCCCGCAACGCAATCACGGAAATTCCTAAAGAAATCG GTAAGCTAACCCGGTTACGAGAGCTACTTGTGAGTTACAACAGACTGAACTGTGTACCTGAGGAACTGTGCAGCTGTGAGTGTTTGGAGCGACTGGAACTGGCAATGAACCGGGATCTGGATGAGCTTCCACAAAAG CTCAGTAATCTGAAGAAACTACACCACTTGGACCTCTCAATGAATCAATTCAGCACAATTCCTGAGTGTGTAGTCAATCTTCCTGCTCTTGAGTGGTTGGACATGGGTGGGAACAGACTGGAGAGCCTACCAAACGACATCCACAG GATGGAGAATTTGCACACACTGTGGCTCCAGAGAAATGAGCTGGAGTATCTGCCAGATAACATCAGCCGCATGCACAACCTGGACACGCTGGTGCTCAGCAAGAACAAGCTGAGAGACATTCCTCCACTGATGGAGGGCATGAACAACCTCAG GTTTGTAAATTTCAGAGACAACCCTCTGACATACGACGTGACTCTTCCCGACCTAAAAGAGGACgtggcagaggaggagaatgaTAGAGAGATGTTCGGCCGAGAATTTATGCACCATTACATCCATGAAGCCCGCAAAAGAG GATCCCAGACTTATACATCAATGCTAAATGTGACGCTGGAGGGTACGATAGAGGAAGTGGCGTGA
- the trmt13 gene encoding tRNA:m(4)X modification enzyme TRM13 homolog, translating to MAAVVSDGVSAPLPGRCAFYVAKKKRYCKMVVGNGKKFCGEHGNADADSERKRIPCPLDPKHTVFEDSLAKHLKKCNSKEKPKPVYYVKDINAGSVTEEENTIDEVAIAERSKEELDSFIQKLKTALKGLNTEPDTSLLFHPALNEALNDPKNGNFAFKHLKQQASILGNMEALELLGSERCYVEFGAGKGKLSHWIHVALQEAKNVHFLLVERSSTRFKVDGKHKNTDSTFDRLQVDIQHLDLSRVPFLQEKRLPVIAVGKHLCGAATDLALRCLFERSAKDKDSEPPTKRIKLQEEEEGGEEAMLGSESSEEVVVSGLAVALCCHHRCDWRHYVGKDFFRERGLGATEFSAFQRMSSWATCGMSRIKSSLNPEKSSQEYFKDEEEEEGEHEGSSENIPDHLNNAVSAEEREHIGRLCKTLINHGRLHYLQQRGFKSSLRYYTSRDVSLENVLLTALPS from the exons ATGGCTGCGGTCGTGTCAGACGGAGTTTCAGCTCCTTTACCTGGAAGATGCGCCTTTTACGTGGCGAAAAAGAAACGTTACTGCAAAATGGTGGTTGGAAACGGAAAAAAGTTTTGCGGTGAACATGGAAATGca gaTGCAGATAGTGAGAGAAAACGGATCCCCTGCCCTCTGGACCCAAAGCA CACTGTGTTTGAAGACAGTTTGGCAAAACACCTGAAAAAGTGTAATTCGAAGGAGAAGCCCAAACCT gTTTACTATGTGAAAGACATCAATGCTGGGTCTGTAACTGAAGAGGAAAACACCATAGATGAG GTGGCCATTGCTGAGCGATCTAAAGAGGAGCTGGATAGTTTTATTCAGAAACTGAAGACTGCATTGAAAG GATTAAACACAGAACCTGACACTAGCCTTCTCTTTCATCCGGCTTTAAACGAAGCTCTTAACGATCCCAAGAATGGGAACTTTGCTTTTAAACATCTCAAGCAGCAG GCCTCGATCCTGGGGAACATGGAGGCTCTGGAGCTGCTCGGGTCAGAGAGGTGTTATGTGGAGTTTGGTGCTGGAAAAGGTAAACTCTCCCACTGGATTCACGTTGCCCTTCAGGAAGCCAAGAACGTCCACTTCCTGTTAGTGGAGAGGTCCAGTACTCGCTTTAAG GTAGATggcaaacacaaaaacacagactcGACATTCGACAGGCTGCAGGTTGACATTCAGCACCTCGACTTAA GCAGAGTGCCATTTTTACAAGAAAAGCGACTTCCTGTAATTGCAGTGGGCAAACACCTGTGTGGCGCAGCAACAG ATTTGGCTCTGCGATGTTTATTTGAACGCAGtgcaaaagacaaagacagtGAGCCTCCCACTAAACGTATAAAActgcaagaagaagaagaaggaggtgAGGAGGCGATGCTTGGGTCTGAGAGCAGCGAGGAGGTTGTGGTGTCGGGGCTCGCTGTTGCACTCTGCTGCCATCATCGCTGTGACTGGAGGCATTATGTAGGAAAGGACTTTTTCCGGGAGCGAGGTCTTGGAGCCACAGAGTTTTCAGCTTTCCAGCGCATGTCCAGCTGGGCAACATGTGGCATGAGCAGAATCAAATCCTCCTTAAATCCTGAGAAATCATCACAAGAGTACTtcaaagatgaagaagaagaagagggtgAACATGAAGGGAGTTCTGAAAACATACCTGATCATCTCAACAA TGCTGTTTCAGCAGAGGAGCGTGAGCACATCGGACGCCTGTGCAAGACGCTGATCAACCACGGCAGGCTGCATTACCTCCAGCAGCGAGGCTTCAAATCCAGCCTCAGATACTACACCAGCCGAGACGTGTCTTTAGAGAACGTGCTTCTGACTGCGCTTCCCAGCtaa